The genomic region AGATCAAGTTTATCGACTGAATCTAAAAATTTCATGGGATCAAGCTCCTCCCAAATGGGGACTTGATTGTATGTCAAGGGCCGCTTGCTAGTAGACGGGGCAGGCGGCCCATCTTTTTGCCCTAAAGCCGGGGATGCGGGGAGGCTTAATTAAGCGTGGTGGGAGAAGCCGTAGCCGAGAACCTCTGAGGCATCCGAGATGATGGTGAAGGCCTGAGGATCGACGCGCAGGATATTGCGGCGCAAGCGGGCAGCCTTGGCTCTGGGGATGACGGTGAGGAAGACGGTTTTGTTCTGACCAGAGTAGGCGCCAGTGGCAGGTAGCTCGGTGGCGCCTGAGTCCAATTTTTCCAGAAGCATTTCACGCATTTCATCCGCTTTGTCGGTGATGATGGTGATCGACTTGGCAAGGCCCAGACCAGTTAGGACGATATCGATAGCTTTGCTGATGGCGAGAATGCTGAGCATGGCGAGCATAGCCGCTTCAGGGCCGAAGAAGAATACGGTGGCGATGATGACCAGCCCATCCAGGATGAGCATGCTGTTGGCCATGGTGATGCCGAGGTAGCGGTTGAGCATACGGGCGACCAGAGAGAAGCCACCTACGGTGAAGTTTGAGGCGAAGATCATGCCTAGACCGAGACCGATGATCAAGCCACCGAAAAGTGAAGCGAGGATGGGCTCTTGGCATGGGACGACGGGTAGCCACTGGGCGATGTAGATGGCTGCAGGAAGAAGGATGGATCCAGCGATGGAGGCGAGTGCGGCCTTTTTCCCGAGGAGTGGCCAGGCGATGACAAGGATAGGAATACCGATGAGCCATTGGGTAATAGATGGGCTGAGCTCAAACAAGCGGAAGAGTAGTAGCGAGAGGCCTGGTACCCCACCAGAGAGAATGGAATTCTCCATCAGAAAGGCCCTGAAGCCCCAGGCCGTAATAAAGAGGCCTGTGGTGAACTGGAGGAGCTTGAGAGCAGTGGGCTTGGCGTTACGAGATTCTGGCATGGTGTGTTGTTTCCAGTTTAGCGGTGCGGGGTGAGGAGTCTGTGTGTGCTAGTGCGCCAGAGTATTCTATCAGGTGCGCCAGCTAGTGCGGTAGAAATTTAAAGAAAACTTATCATCGCCGAGATCCAGAGAGATGAGGTATGAGAATGTGCGTGATTTTCTTCCTCGTCATCTTAGCTGCGCCCTTGCTGGTGCTGGTGATCATTTACAATGGCCACGTCAGCCGCCGCAATGCGGTGGAGTACGCCTTTAGCT from Rubritalea squalenifaciens DSM 18772 harbors:
- a CDS encoding YitT family protein: MPESRNAKPTALKLLQFTTGLFITAWGFRAFLMENSILSGGVPGLSLLLFRLFELSPSITQWLIGIPILVIAWPLLGKKAALASIAGSILLPAAIYIAQWLPVVPCQEPILASLFGGLIIGLGLGMIFASNFTVGGFSLVARMLNRYLGITMANSMLILDGLVIIATVFFFGPEAAMLAMLSILAISKAIDIVLTGLGLAKSITIITDKADEMREMLLEKLDSGATELPATGAYSGQNKTVFLTVIPRAKAARLRRNILRVDPQAFTIISDASEVLGYGFSHHA